In a single window of the Dethiosulfovibrio peptidovorans genome:
- the hypE gene encoding hydrogenase expression/formation protein HypE: MSTLNLGHGSGGRLSAQLIRRFMDQFDERAEYKSLEDCAFISPSTAVTIDGFTISPRFFPGGDLGKLAICGGTNDLAVRGSRPRFVALSIVAEEGLEEEELLHHGRSAAQVCRELDVKLVAGDTKIVPRGAVDGLFLTVASLGEPVGAPLGMDRIRPGDLIAVTTAVGRHGATIGALRFGLNVPGLSSDCAPLWPQIRHLATMTGVRAMRDCTRGGLGTALCEWAEGTGLGIEIDESAIPIDYEVLSVCDVLGFDPLHLACEGCAVVAFQRSAEEQVLSALTNHPHGGSSTVIGTVTEEHPTMVGLRTTVGGLRVVDMPVGEILPRIC; this comes from the coding sequence ATGTCGACACTGAACCTGGGCCATGGAAGTGGTGGTCGCCTGAGTGCCCAACTGATCCGGCGATTCATGGATCAATTTGACGAACGTGCAGAGTATAAGTCACTGGAAGACTGTGCATTTATAAGTCCATCCACAGCGGTGACCATCGACGGCTTTACCATCTCACCCCGTTTTTTCCCGGGAGGCGACCTGGGGAAGCTCGCCATCTGCGGCGGCACCAACGATCTGGCCGTTCGAGGCTCTCGTCCCCGATTCGTGGCACTGAGCATCGTCGCCGAGGAAGGATTGGAGGAGGAGGAACTCCTCCATCATGGCCGAAGCGCGGCCCAAGTTTGCCGGGAACTGGACGTCAAGCTCGTCGCAGGGGACACAAAGATCGTTCCCCGTGGGGCAGTTGACGGACTCTTTCTCACCGTGGCCTCTCTGGGTGAACCAGTCGGGGCTCCTCTCGGAATGGACAGAATCCGCCCGGGCGACCTTATCGCCGTTACAACAGCCGTCGGTCGTCATGGGGCGACCATCGGAGCTCTTCGATTCGGCCTGAACGTTCCGGGCCTGAGCAGCGATTGCGCCCCTCTGTGGCCTCAAATCAGGCATCTGGCAACCATGACAGGTGTTCGAGCCATGAGGGACTGCACCAGAGGAGGTCTGGGAACTGCCCTGTGCGAGTGGGCCGAGGGAACCGGTTTGGGCATCGAAATCGACGAATCAGCCATCCCCATAGACTATGAGGTCCTCTCGGTGTGCGACGTTCTGGGGTTCGACCCCCTCCATCTGGCCTGCGAAGGCTGCGCGGTGGTAGCCTTTCAGAGGAGTGCCGAAGAACAGGTCCTCTCAGCTTTGACGAACCATCCTCATGGAGGCAGTAGCACCGTCATTGGCACCGTCACAGAGGAGCACCCAACCATGGTCGGTCTCCGAACTACCGTCGGCGGTCTTAGGGTAGTGGACATGCCCGTGGGAGAGATTCTGCCTCGAATTTGCTGA